From Ascaphus truei isolate aAscTru1 chromosome 20, aAscTru1.hap1, whole genome shotgun sequence, one genomic window encodes:
- the LOC142471273 gene encoding uncharacterized protein LOC142471273, which yields MSRNSHEGYHILLCSPDCVMEDTSVTQMYHGANHISQDIPNQSLRETVSIMARESTSQEEGNLPDSYIYTIREYTGTEYASTPITACNKGNMNAGNVHKNLSVQEKPFVCSECGKCFTYNSKLITHQRIHTGERPFVCSECGKCFSQRANLVKHQRIHTGERSFECSECGKCFTQNVDLVTHQRVHTGERPFVCSECGKCFTQNSILVKHQRVHTGDRSFECSECGKCFTQNVDLVTHQRVHTGERPFVCSECGKCFTQNSTLVTHQRIHTGERPFVCSECGRCFTHNGTLVKHQRVHTGERPFVCSECGRCFTHNCTLVKHQRVHTGERPFVCSKCGKCFTHNSTLVEHQRIHTGERPFVCSECGKCFTSNSTLVKHQRLHTGERPSVCSECGKGFIYNSALLRHKIIHTGQGPFVCSECGKSFTYNSALCRHQRIHTGERPCVCSECGKCFTRNSTLVKHQRVHT from the coding sequence ATGAGCAGGAATTCTCATGAAGGATATCATATTTTGCTCTGTTCACCAGATTGTGTAATGGAAGATACCAGTGTTACTCAAATGTATCACGGAGCAAATCACATTAGTCAAGATATACCAAACCAGAGTCTGAGAGAAACTGTGAGCATTATGGCTAGGGAATCAACCTCACAGGAAGAAGGAAATCTCCCAGACTCCTACATTTATACCATCAGAGAATATACAGGGACAGAATATGCATCTACTCCTATTACAGCATGTAACAAAGGAAACATGAATGCAGGGAACGTTCACAAGAACTTGTCAGTACAAGaaaaaccatttgtatgttctgaatgtgggaaatgtttcacATATAACTCTAAGCTCATTACACACCAGAGAAtacacacaggagaaagaccatttgtatgttctgaatgtgggaaatgttttagcCAGAGAGCTaatcttgttaaacatcagagaattcacacaggagaaagatCATTTgaatgctctgaatgtgggaaatgttttacccagAATGTAGATCTTGTTACACATCAGAGAGtacacacaggagaaagaccatttgtatgttctgaatgtgggaaatgttttacccagaactctattcttgttaaacatcagagaGTTCACACAGGAGATAGATCATTTgaatgctctgaatgtgggaaatgttttactcAGAATGTAGATCTCGTTACACATCAGAGAGtacacacaggagaaagaccatttgtatgttctgaatgtgggaaatgttttacccagaactctactcttgttacacatcagagaattcacacgggagaaagaccatttgtatgttcAGAATGTGGGAGATGTTTTACCCATAACGGTactcttgttaaacatcagagagttcacacaggagaaagaccatttgtatgttcAGAATGTGGGAGATGTTTTACCCATAACTGTactcttgttaaacatcagagagttcacacaggagaaagaccatttgtatgttctaaatgtgggaaatgttttacccatAACTCTACTCTTGTTGAACATCAGAGAATTCATACAGGCgaaagaccatttgtatgttctgaatgtgggaaatgttttaccagtaactctactcttgttaaacatcagagacttcacacaggagaaagaccatctgtatgttctgaatgtgggaaaggTTTCATATATAACTCTGCTCTCCTTAGACATAAGATAATACACACAGGACAAggaccatttgtatgttctgaatgtgggaaaagtttcACATATAACTCTGCTCTCTGtagacatcagagaattcacacggGAGAAAGACCAtgtgtatgttctgaatgtgggaaatgttttacccgtAACTCTactcttgttaaacatcagagaGTTCACACATGA